A single window of Microbispora hainanensis DNA harbors:
- a CDS encoding helix-turn-helix transcriptional regulator codes for MTDAADPARLRELGDFLRSRRDRLSPADVGLPPGARRRTPGLRREEVATLAAISPTYLAFLEQGRDVRPSRQVLDALAGALRLDAAERAHLHELVHHAAPPAATPSGESISPALAELVDRLDPCPAYVTGRRWDVLAADRAARALWTDWLVLPPEDRNMLWWMFADPAARTVFVEWEQEASALLARFRSAAARHAGDPAFAELAARLKAASPQVRAWWPRHDIAPLSSGTKRLRHPVLGELELRHVVLLTADDVEQKLVAFLASDADQARIAELIAAG; via the coding sequence ATGACCGATGCCGCCGATCCCGCACGGCTGAGGGAGCTGGGCGACTTCCTGCGCTCCCGGAGAGACCGCCTGAGCCCGGCCGACGTGGGGCTTCCCCCGGGCGCCCGGCGCCGCACGCCCGGCCTGCGCCGGGAGGAGGTCGCCACGCTCGCCGCGATCTCCCCGACCTACCTCGCCTTCCTGGAGCAGGGCCGCGACGTGCGCCCCTCGCGTCAGGTCCTCGACGCGCTGGCCGGCGCCCTGCGTCTTGACGCCGCCGAGCGTGCGCACCTGCACGAGCTCGTCCATCACGCCGCGCCACCGGCCGCCACGCCGAGCGGGGAGAGCATCTCCCCCGCTCTCGCGGAGCTCGTCGACCGGCTCGACCCGTGCCCCGCGTACGTCACGGGACGGCGCTGGGACGTGCTCGCGGCCGACCGCGCCGCGCGTGCGCTGTGGACCGACTGGCTCGTGCTGCCGCCCGAGGACCGCAACATGCTCTGGTGGATGTTCGCCGACCCGGCCGCGCGCACCGTCTTCGTGGAGTGGGAGCAGGAGGCGTCCGCGCTGCTCGCGCGCTTCCGTTCCGCCGCCGCCCGCCATGCCGGCGACCCCGCTTTCGCGGAGCTGGCCGCCCGGCTCAAGGCCGCCAGCCCGCAGGTGCGCGCGTGGTGGCCGCGGCACGACATCGCGCCGCTGAGCTCGGGCACCAAGCGGTTGCGGCATCCGGTGCTCGGCGAGCTCGAACTGCGGCACGTCGTGCTGCTCACCGCCGACGACGTCGAGCAGAAGCTCGTCGCGTTCCTCGCCTCGGACGCCGACCAGGCGCGGATCGCCGAACTGATCGCCGCCGGTTAG
- the atzF gene encoding allophanate hydrolase: MAETALDRVRRAYARIAETGRPEIWIDLRPQADVEDEAAAVDARVAGGEPLPLAGRLLAVKGNIDVAGLPTTAGCPSYAYLPDADAPAVAALREAGAIVLGTTNLDQFATGLVGTRSPYGAVRAATDPARISGGSSSGSAVAVALGLADLALGTDTAGSGRVPAAFNGIVGIKPTRGLISADGVVPACRSLDCVSVFARTLPEAQRALAMMTGSSARPASRPARRTGPWRVAVPATADLGPLAPGWAEAFEATAGRLAWAGVETGPIDPGPFLEAAALLYQGAFVAERYTAVGAFVEKGGPDLDPVVASIITAARDLPAHRLFADRERLAELRERAFSLLGDRDALLLPVTPRHPTPAQVAADPVGVNSDLGRFTNFVNLFDMCALAIPAGQVDGLPYGVMLVGRAHADDDLAAIARLLQPVVRLAVVGAHLSGQPLNHELTTRGARLVAASTTAARYRLHALATDPPKPGLVRVAEGGAAIECEVWELPAEGLGDMLAALPRPMTFGQVELADGANVPGFLCAPEGLRGAADITGHGGWRAYLRSQAVHGRPAP; the protein is encoded by the coding sequence GTGGCTGAGACGGCACTGGACCGGGTCCGCAGGGCCTACGCGCGGATCGCCGAGACCGGCCGTCCGGAGATCTGGATCGACCTGCGGCCGCAGGCCGACGTTGAGGACGAGGCCGCCGCCGTGGACGCCCGGGTGGCGGGCGGCGAACCCCTTCCCCTCGCGGGCCGCCTGCTGGCGGTGAAGGGCAACATCGACGTGGCCGGACTGCCGACCACCGCGGGCTGCCCCTCCTACGCCTACCTCCCGGACGCCGACGCCCCCGCCGTGGCCGCCCTGCGCGAGGCCGGCGCGATCGTGCTCGGCACCACCAACCTGGACCAGTTCGCCACCGGGCTCGTGGGCACCCGCAGCCCGTACGGCGCGGTGCGCGCCGCCACGGACCCGGCCCGGATCTCCGGGGGATCCAGCTCGGGCTCGGCGGTCGCCGTCGCACTCGGCCTGGCCGACCTCGCGCTCGGCACCGACACCGCGGGCTCGGGCCGGGTTCCGGCCGCCTTCAACGGCATCGTGGGGATCAAGCCGACCCGTGGCCTGATCTCTGCGGACGGCGTGGTGCCTGCCTGCCGGAGCCTCGACTGCGTCAGCGTCTTCGCCCGCACGCTCCCCGAGGCCCAGCGGGCACTGGCCATGATGACCGGCTCCTCCGCACGGCCCGCGTCCCGTCCGGCCCGCCGTACAGGGCCGTGGCGGGTGGCCGTGCCCGCCACCGCCGATCTCGGCCCGCTGGCCCCGGGCTGGGCCGAGGCGTTCGAGGCGACGGCGGGACGGCTGGCCTGGGCGGGCGTGGAGACCGGCCCGATCGACCCCGGCCCCTTCCTGGAGGCCGCCGCGCTGCTCTACCAGGGGGCGTTCGTCGCCGAGCGCTACACCGCCGTCGGCGCGTTCGTCGAGAAGGGCGGCCCCGACCTGGATCCGGTCGTCGCCTCCATCATCACCGCCGCCCGCGACCTGCCCGCCCACCGCCTGTTCGCCGACCGGGAACGGCTCGCGGAGCTGCGGGAGCGGGCCTTCTCCCTGCTGGGCGACCGCGACGCGCTGCTCCTGCCGGTCACCCCGCGCCATCCCACGCCGGCACAGGTCGCGGCCGACCCCGTCGGCGTCAACAGCGACCTCGGCCGCTTCACCAACTTCGTCAACCTCTTCGACATGTGCGCGCTTGCCATACCGGCCGGGCAGGTGGACGGCCTGCCGTACGGCGTCATGCTCGTCGGCCGGGCCCACGCCGACGACGACCTGGCCGCCATCGCCCGGCTGCTCCAGCCGGTCGTACGGCTCGCGGTGGTCGGCGCGCACCTGTCGGGACAGCCGCTCAACCACGAGCTCACCACGCGCGGCGCCCGCCTGGTGGCCGCCTCCACGACCGCCGCGCGTTATCGGCTGCACGCCCTGGCCACCGACCCGCCCAAACCCGGGCTCGTACGGGTCGCCGAAGGCGGCGCGGCCATCGAGTGCGAGGTGTGGGAGCTGCCCGCCGAAGGGCTGGGCGACATGCTCGCGGCCCTTCCCCGCCCGATGACGTTCGGCCAGGTCGAGCTGGCCGACGGCGCGAACGTGCCGGGCTTCCTCTGCGCCCCCGAAGGGCTGCGGGGCGCGGCCGACATCACCGGGCACGGGGGATGGCGCGCCTACCTCCGGTCACAGGCGGTTCACGGCCGACCGGCACCCTGA
- a CDS encoding M20 family metallopeptidase: MDDAVELTRELIRIDSVGGGEAAVAEPLARRLSDAGFAVRTHEHAPGRTGLVARWGTGEPVTLTGHLDTVPLGGQAWRHAPHGAEIDGDRLYGRGSSDMKAGVAALVVAAERHVRRTGPKTALELVFTVGEETGCEGAADMVAAGLVSRSRALLVAEPTANRVLLGHKGALWLEATTRGTTAHGSMPHLGDNAIYKLARVIGAVETFDPGVPDHPWLGPSTVNVGTVRGGINVNSVPDLAAATIDLRTVAGQDHGRLRERLQAALGDEATLDVLVDLPAIWTEPDDPVVRTLVEAGAGAPGDHPAASYFTDASVLAVACGGAPTVVCGPGEPEQAHVTDEYCLVHRIEEAVEIYSTALARLV, translated from the coding sequence GTGGACGATGCGGTCGAGCTGACACGCGAGCTGATCAGGATCGACTCGGTGGGCGGAGGCGAGGCCGCGGTCGCCGAACCCCTCGCGAGACGGCTGTCGGACGCCGGTTTCGCGGTGCGCACGCACGAGCACGCGCCGGGCCGCACCGGGCTGGTCGCCCGCTGGGGGACGGGCGAACCGGTGACGCTGACCGGGCACCTCGACACGGTGCCGCTGGGCGGGCAGGCGTGGCGGCATGCGCCGCACGGCGCGGAGATCGACGGCGACCGCCTGTACGGGCGCGGTTCGAGCGACATGAAGGCCGGCGTCGCCGCACTGGTGGTCGCCGCCGAGCGGCACGTGCGCCGCACCGGGCCGAAGACCGCGCTGGAGTTGGTCTTCACCGTGGGCGAGGAGACCGGCTGCGAGGGCGCGGCGGACATGGTGGCCGCCGGCCTGGTGAGCAGGTCGCGCGCGCTGCTGGTGGCCGAGCCGACCGCCAACCGGGTGCTGCTCGGGCACAAGGGCGCCCTGTGGCTGGAGGCCACGACGCGGGGCACGACGGCGCACGGCTCGATGCCGCACCTGGGCGACAACGCGATCTACAAGCTCGCCCGCGTCATCGGCGCCGTCGAGACGTTCGACCCCGGGGTGCCGGACCACCCCTGGCTCGGCCCCTCCACGGTGAACGTGGGAACGGTGCGCGGCGGGATCAACGTGAACTCGGTGCCCGATCTGGCCGCCGCGACCATCGACCTGCGCACCGTCGCCGGCCAGGACCACGGACGGCTCCGCGAGCGGCTGCAGGCCGCGCTCGGCGACGAGGCGACCCTCGACGTGCTCGTGGACCTGCCCGCGATCTGGACGGAGCCGGACGACCCCGTCGTACGGACCCTGGTCGAGGCGGGGGCGGGCGCGCCCGGCGACCACCCTGCCGCCAGCTATTTCACCGACGCCTCGGTCCTCGCCGTCGCCTGCGGCGGGGCGCCTACGGTCGTCTGCGGCCCGGGTGAGCCCGAGCAGGCGCACGTCACCGACGAGTACTGCCTGGTCCACCGGATCGAGGAGGCCGTCGAGATCTACAGCACCGCACTCGCGCGCCTCGTCTGA
- a CDS encoding alpha/beta hydrolase fold domain-containing protein, with product MPGINDALDPELATAFAAMPKAANGTLLDLSDIPGLRARMRAARAHLAPAPADPRVTIETLRIPRADRTELEVVLYRPAGAGHALPALVWFHAGAQVLGDNARDDDAYHTALALDLGRVLAAVVYRLAPETPAPGAAEDGYLAYTHLVEHAAEHRIDPHRIGLAGASGGGAPAAATALMVRDRHAVRPCSLSLLYPMLDDRLESPSSFEAVSEVVFTRTDMRLAWAAVLGDRLGTDDVHPYSAPGRATDLAGLPDTFVAVAQFDVLRDEGIDFARRLTAAGVPVDLHLYARAFHAWDRFAATSALARSFEQTWHAFLRRSLHG from the coding sequence ATGCCCGGAATCAACGACGCGCTCGACCCGGAGCTCGCCACCGCGTTCGCCGCGATGCCCAAGGCCGCGAACGGCACCCTGCTCGACCTCTCCGACATCCCTGGCCTGCGCGCGCGGATGCGCGCGGCCCGCGCCCACCTGGCCCCGGCCCCTGCGGACCCGCGGGTCACGATCGAGACGCTGCGCATCCCCCGGGCCGACCGGACCGAGCTCGAAGTGGTCCTCTATCGCCCGGCCGGCGCCGGGCACGCCCTCCCCGCGCTGGTCTGGTTCCACGCCGGCGCCCAGGTCCTCGGCGACAACGCCCGCGACGACGACGCCTACCACACCGCCCTGGCCCTGGACCTCGGCCGCGTCCTGGCCGCCGTCGTCTACCGGCTCGCCCCGGAGACCCCGGCTCCCGGTGCCGCCGAGGACGGCTACCTCGCCTACACCCACCTCGTCGAGCACGCCGCCGAGCACCGGATCGACCCGCACCGGATCGGGCTCGCCGGTGCCAGCGGCGGCGGAGCGCCCGCCGCGGCCACCGCGCTCATGGTGCGCGATCGGCACGCCGTACGGCCGTGCTCGCTGTCCCTGCTCTACCCGATGCTCGACGACCGCCTGGAGTCGCCGTCGAGCTTCGAGGCCGTCTCCGAGGTCGTCTTCACCCGTACGGACATGCGGCTCGCCTGGGCCGCGGTCCTGGGCGACCGGCTGGGCACGGACGACGTGCACCCCTACTCCGCGCCCGGCCGGGCCACCGATCTCGCCGGCCTGCCGGACACCTTCGTCGCCGTCGCCCAGTTCGACGTGCTGCGCGACGAGGGCATCGACTTCGCCCGCCGGCTGACCGCCGCCGGTGTGCCGGTCGACCTGCACCTCTACGCCCGCGCGTTCCACGCATGGGATCGCTTCGCGGCCACGTCGGCCCTGGCCCGCTCGTTCGAGCAGACGTGGCACGCCTTCCTCCGCCGCAGCCTGCACGGCTGA
- a CDS encoding TetR/AcrR family transcriptional regulator — protein sequence MPRNGDEVRLRLQEAALELYLERGYDKTTTGDIAARAGVTERTFFRHFADKREVFFDGEAQLRDLLTGAVAAVPAGTKPLPTLRAAFHQAVPLIERNLPVTRRRAPVIAATPALQERALAKSAALVAALTEALRARGVAEPLAALCAQVGMDTYAAAIRRWGADPADDLHAHLDRAFTDLRLAANALK from the coding sequence GTGCCACGGAACGGGGATGAAGTGCGGCTGCGCCTCCAGGAGGCCGCGCTGGAGCTGTATCTGGAGCGTGGCTACGACAAGACCACGACCGGGGACATCGCCGCCCGCGCCGGGGTCACCGAGCGGACCTTCTTCCGCCACTTCGCCGACAAGCGCGAGGTCTTCTTCGACGGCGAGGCCCAGCTGCGCGACCTGCTGACCGGCGCGGTCGCGGCGGTGCCGGCCGGCACCAAGCCGCTGCCCACCCTGCGGGCCGCGTTCCACCAGGCCGTGCCGCTGATCGAACGCAACCTCCCGGTCACCAGGCGGCGGGCGCCGGTCATCGCCGCCACGCCGGCCCTGCAGGAACGGGCACTGGCCAAGAGCGCGGCCCTCGTCGCCGCGCTCACCGAGGCACTCCGCGCCCGCGGCGTCGCCGAGCCGCTCGCGGCCCTGTGCGCCCAGGTGGGCATGGACACCTACGCGGCCGCCATCCGCCGGTGGGGCGCCGACCCCGCCGACGACCTGCACGCCCATCTCGACCGGGCCTTCACCGATCTCCGGCTCGCCGCGAACGCCCTGAAGTAA
- a CDS encoding ammonium transporter, translated as MPVKVDGGATAWLLACTALVLLMTPGLAFFYGGMVRAKSVLNMIMMSFVSIALVTLVWLAAGYSLAFGPDIGGLIGGLAHVGLHDITTESVTGQVPTLLFATFQLTFAVITAALISGAIADRARFSAWMVFVPVWALVVYAPIAHWVWGPGGWIQSLGTLDYAGGLVVEITSGASGLAMALVLGPRIGFKAEAMRPHNLPLVLLGAGLLWFGWFGFNAGSALAANGTAAAVFLNTLAAGCTGLLGWLLVEQRRDGHPTTFGVASGVVAGLVAITPSCGSVDVLGALVIGLAAGMICSQAVGWKFRHGYDDSLDVVGVHLVGGVVGTLLIGLLATRTLTGADGPRGLLYGGGLAQLGKQALAVPVVALYAFAVTYGIGKLIHRIMGFRVSEEDEVSGVDLALHAETAYDHGVLDHAVRLRTHRPVPAQPDPRPTT; from the coding sequence ATGCCGGTGAAGGTAGATGGCGGCGCCACGGCCTGGCTCCTGGCCTGCACCGCGCTCGTCCTGCTGATGACGCCCGGCCTGGCCTTCTTCTACGGCGGGATGGTCAGGGCCAAGAGCGTGCTCAACATGATCATGATGAGCTTCGTCTCGATCGCCCTCGTCACCCTCGTCTGGCTGGCCGCCGGCTACAGCCTGGCGTTCGGCCCCGACATCGGGGGCCTGATCGGCGGCCTCGCCCACGTGGGGCTGCACGACATCACCACCGAGTCGGTCACCGGCCAGGTGCCGACGCTGCTGTTCGCGACCTTCCAGCTCACCTTCGCCGTCATCACCGCGGCCCTGATCAGCGGCGCCATCGCCGACCGGGCCCGCTTCTCGGCCTGGATGGTCTTCGTCCCGGTGTGGGCGCTCGTCGTCTACGCGCCCATCGCGCACTGGGTGTGGGGCCCCGGCGGCTGGATCCAGAGCCTGGGCACGCTCGACTACGCGGGCGGGCTGGTCGTGGAGATCACCTCGGGTGCCTCCGGGCTCGCCATGGCGCTGGTGCTCGGGCCGCGGATCGGGTTCAAGGCCGAGGCCATGCGCCCGCACAACCTGCCCCTGGTGCTGCTCGGCGCCGGGCTGCTGTGGTTCGGCTGGTTCGGGTTCAACGCCGGTTCTGCGCTGGCCGCGAACGGCACCGCCGCCGCCGTCTTCCTCAACACCCTGGCCGCGGGGTGCACCGGCCTGCTGGGCTGGCTGCTGGTGGAGCAGCGCCGCGACGGCCACCCCACCACGTTCGGGGTCGCCTCCGGCGTCGTGGCCGGGCTGGTCGCGATCACCCCGTCGTGCGGCTCGGTCGACGTGCTGGGCGCGCTGGTCATCGGCCTGGCCGCGGGCATGATCTGCTCGCAGGCGGTCGGCTGGAAGTTCCGGCACGGCTACGACGACTCCCTCGACGTGGTCGGCGTGCACCTGGTCGGCGGCGTCGTCGGCACCCTGCTCATCGGGCTGCTGGCCACCCGCACCCTCACCGGCGCCGACGGCCCCCGCGGCCTGCTGTACGGCGGCGGGCTGGCCCAGCTCGGCAAGCAGGCGCTGGCGGTGCCGGTGGTCGCGCTGTACGCCTTCGCGGTCACCTACGGGATCGGCAAGCTGATCCACCGGATCATGGGCTTCCGGGTGAGCGAGGAGGACGAGGTGTCCGGCGTCGACCTGGCGCTGCACGCGGAGACCGCCTATGACCACGGCGTTCTCGACCACGCCGTACGGCTGCGCACCCACCGCCCCGTGCCGGCGCAGCCGGATCCGCGCCCCACGACCTGA
- a CDS encoding cytochrome P450, producing the protein MSPPLHMRRDGFHPAPELSALRNDEGVAKIRTVFGSDAWLVTRFEDVRTVLSHPELYSNALVPPLRPPGAPPPSPEEVAAMRAGNLLGSDPPEHTRLRRMLTAEFTVRRMRRLEPRVQQIVDDHLDAMERGGPPADLVTDFALPVPSLVICELLGVPYADRAGFQDTSKRLLDVSLSPDERAAAAAESRAYIASLIKMFRKDPGEDLLGMLVREHGDELSDAELSGIGSLLLLAGHETTANMLSLGTFALLRHPDQLALLREEPDRVDAAVEELLRWLSIVHSGTIKLTTTEVRLGGQTIGAGETVICSLPAANRDPGLFSNPDELDILRDAAGHVAFGHGIHHCLGAPLARMELRIAFPALLSRFPGLRLAGEPRFRSMTVVHGLTTMPIAW; encoded by the coding sequence ATGTCCCCGCCTCTGCACATGCGGCGGGACGGATTCCATCCCGCCCCAGAGCTCTCCGCGCTGCGGAACGACGAAGGGGTGGCCAAGATCCGCACCGTCTTCGGCTCCGACGCCTGGCTGGTCACCAGGTTCGAGGACGTCCGTACGGTGCTGAGCCATCCCGAGCTGTACAGCAACGCGCTCGTGCCGCCGCTCCGGCCGCCGGGCGCGCCGCCGCCGAGCCCGGAGGAGGTCGCCGCGATGCGCGCCGGCAACCTGCTCGGCTCCGACCCTCCCGAGCACACCCGGCTGCGGCGGATGCTCACGGCCGAGTTCACCGTCCGCCGGATGCGGCGGCTGGAGCCCCGGGTCCAGCAGATCGTCGACGACCATCTGGACGCCATGGAGCGCGGCGGGCCGCCCGCCGATCTGGTGACCGACTTCGCCCTCCCGGTGCCCTCGCTGGTGATCTGCGAGCTGCTGGGCGTGCCGTACGCCGACCGGGCCGGCTTCCAGGACACGTCCAAGCGGCTCCTCGACGTGTCCCTGTCGCCGGACGAACGCGCGGCGGCGGCGGCGGAGTCCCGGGCGTACATCGCGAGCCTGATCAAGATGTTCCGGAAGGATCCCGGCGAGGACCTGCTCGGGATGCTCGTACGCGAGCACGGCGACGAGCTGAGCGACGCCGAGCTCTCGGGCATCGGCAGCCTGCTGCTGCTCGCCGGGCACGAGACCACGGCCAACATGCTGTCGCTGGGCACGTTCGCCCTGCTGCGGCACCCCGACCAGCTCGCGCTGCTGCGCGAGGAGCCCGACCGCGTGGACGCCGCCGTCGAGGAGCTGCTGCGGTGGCTGAGCATCGTGCATTCCGGCACGATCAAGCTCACCACGACCGAGGTCCGGCTGGGCGGACAGACCATCGGCGCCGGCGAGACCGTCATCTGCTCCCTTCCCGCCGCGAACCGCGACCCGGGGCTCTTCTCGAACCCGGACGAGCTGGACATCCTCCGGGATGCCGCCGGGCACGTCGCGTTCGGGCACGGCATCCATCACTGCCTCGGTGCACCCCTGGCCCGCATGGAGCTGCGCATCGCGTTCCCCGCCCTGCTGAGCAGGTTCCCCGGCCTGCGGCTGGCGGGCGAGCCCCGGTTCCGCTCCATGACCGTCGTCCACGGCCTGACCACGATGCCGATCGCCTGGTAG
- a CDS encoding SDR family NAD(P)-dependent oxidoreductase — MEQRFTGRTVVVTGAGSGIGEGIARRFAAEGANVVLAARRKDRLEALAAELGAHRALPVATDVTRQDEVRAMIDAGAARFGGIDVLVSNAGVGLGKEFADTTLADWRLLMSTDVDSCFFGAQAALPYLKDSRGSIVHIASASGLGGDRMLTAYNAAKGAVVNFTRGLAFDLGHFGIRVNTVAPSLTGPEELAAEHADLVERFNQRRALAGFSTPADVAAAVGFLASDDARFITGVILPVDGGITAGSGQPSLF, encoded by the coding sequence GTGGAACAGCGATTCACCGGCAGGACGGTCGTGGTCACCGGAGCCGGTTCCGGCATCGGCGAGGGCATCGCACGGCGGTTCGCGGCCGAAGGGGCCAACGTCGTGCTCGCCGCGCGGCGCAAGGACCGGCTGGAGGCCCTCGCGGCCGAGCTCGGCGCCCACCGTGCGCTCCCCGTCGCCACCGACGTCACCCGCCAGGACGAGGTGCGGGCGATGATCGACGCCGGCGCCGCCCGGTTCGGCGGCATCGACGTCCTGGTCTCCAACGCCGGCGTCGGCCTCGGCAAGGAGTTCGCGGACACGACACTGGCGGACTGGCGGCTCCTCATGAGCACCGACGTCGACAGCTGCTTCTTCGGCGCGCAGGCGGCGCTGCCGTACCTGAAGGACAGCCGCGGCAGCATCGTCCACATCGCCTCGGCCTCCGGCCTCGGCGGCGACCGCATGCTCACCGCCTACAACGCGGCCAAGGGCGCGGTCGTGAACTTCACCCGCGGGCTCGCCTTCGACCTCGGCCATTTCGGCATCCGGGTGAACACCGTCGCCCCGTCGCTGACCGGACCGGAAGAACTGGCGGCCGAGCACGCCGACCTCGTCGAACGCTTCAACCAGCGCCGGGCGCTCGCCGGCTTCAGCACCCCGGCCGACGTCGCCGCCGCCGTCGGCTTCCTGGCCTCGGACGACGCCCGTTTCATCACCGGCGTCATCCTGCCCGTCGACGGCGGCATCACCGCCGGCAGCGGCCAGCCCTCCCTGTTCTGA
- a CDS encoding dienelactone hydrolase family protein, translated as MTTRPSPASHRILTESVEMTVADGSRMGGFLARPAGPGRFPGVVVAMELFGVSAHVRDVCERLAADGYVALAPDLYHRDAPMIELPHDAAGRERGFELLHRMTRDHALADVRAAVDHLRTRGCARVGMAGLSVGGHVAYLAATRLDLAAVIVAYGGWIPGTDIPLGRPEPTLALTPGITGRVLVLVGAEDHVVPPDHRRAIADALRAAAVRHEIAEYPGVGHGFLCDRRDTFDAAAAGDAWRRVRELLAAELAEHGSKHGSDEGPVRSR; from the coding sequence GTGACCACACGACCTTCGCCTGCCTCCCACCGGATCCTCACCGAGTCGGTCGAGATGACCGTCGCCGACGGGTCGCGGATGGGCGGCTTCCTCGCCCGCCCGGCCGGCCCGGGGCGCTTCCCCGGCGTGGTCGTGGCGATGGAGCTCTTCGGCGTCAGCGCCCACGTACGCGACGTCTGCGAGCGGCTGGCCGCGGACGGATACGTCGCGCTGGCACCGGACCTCTATCACCGCGACGCCCCCATGATCGAACTCCCGCACGACGCGGCGGGCCGCGAGCGCGGCTTCGAACTCCTGCACCGGATGACGCGGGACCACGCGCTGGCCGACGTGCGCGCCGCCGTCGATCACCTGCGTACGCGGGGCTGCGCGCGCGTCGGCATGGCAGGCCTGAGCGTCGGTGGTCATGTGGCCTACCTCGCGGCCACCCGCCTGGACCTCGCGGCGGTGATCGTCGCCTACGGCGGCTGGATCCCGGGCACCGACATCCCCCTCGGCCGCCCGGAGCCGACGCTCGCGCTGACCCCCGGCATCACCGGGCGCGTGCTGGTCCTCGTGGGCGCCGAGGACCACGTCGTGCCGCCGGACCATCGCCGGGCGATCGCGGACGCGCTGCGGGCCGCCGCCGTACGCCACGAGATCGCCGAATATCCGGGCGTCGGTCACGGGTTCCTCTGCGACCGCCGCGACACGTTCGACGCCGCGGCGGCCGGCGACGCCTGGCGGCGCGTGCGGGAGCTGCTGGCCGCGGAACTGGCCGAGCACGGCTCGAAGCACGGCTCGGACGAAGGTCCGGTGAGGAGCCGGTAA